The Plodia interpunctella isolate USDA-ARS_2022_Savannah chromosome 22, ilPloInte3.2, whole genome shotgun sequence genome includes the window AATTTGCGAAGTATATTCGTATGGCGTCTATTTTTAGTCTGTACAATGTTTGTCATTGATTTTAGAGCTATCGTAGGCGTGCTACGACCCACGCCTACGACGCGCTAGGCGGTCTACGACGGATTCCGCATTTAGAaaagaatttttttgttttttttttttagcgTTGCAGCTTGTcaagtttttacaaaagcTCATGATTGACCagaacattattaatattgttatagaaTTCAATGTAAAggtgaatattaaaataacttggCATAAGTATATAGATGAAACAAcagaataaacatttttaaacaaaactcaAATTGattgtaataagtattaaattaaaataacaattattaaataaagtatagattgtattattttatttgatttgaattaaaGATTTCGTATTTCAAGAAATGAcgagttttttaattaatctatttCTTAAGTAGCccgtgtttcattccacgttaTGTCTACACAGCTGTACCTGTCACGTCATTTCTTGAAATACGAAATCTTTAGttcaaactaaattttaaagtgGTACTATACTAACTACTTAGTCTTGTCTTgtttaaaatctatactatactattattataaaggggtaaacgtttgtgactttgtgtgtttgtttgttgaggcgggtaatctccgaaactaccgaaccgatttcattttttttttcaccattagaaaagtacattatcgAAGATTGCTAtacgctatattttatctaaaaaattgtacaagagcgaagcccggggcaacatctagttaataataaaattatgcataacaaaaaacattgtatCATTTTTTGGCAGGCGCTTTCCTCATCCCGTTTGCCATCATGCTAGTGCTGGAGGGGATCCCTCTCTTCCTGATAGAGATGGCGATCGGCCAGAAGATGCGTCTGGGCTCTCTGGGCGTGTGGAACACCATCCACCCGTGGCTGGGCGGCATCGGGATCTCCAGCTGTGTTGTGACGCTGTTCGTCGCGCTGTACTACAACGTGATCATCACCTGGGTGTTCTTCTACCTCTTCAACAGCATCAgggtttgtttattttgtttcgtgTCTTCTCTCTCTTTCCTGCATAAGAGAGAAAAGTAACCGTAGTAAAaagtgttaaaatttttaagattcgtCTGTAATTTTCTCTTtcgtctgcctgacgtcagccccgttgagaatgctattgttgtctatcagctgtcCAGCCTATTTATTCCTAATATTGTATTAGATgtcaaaaactatatttttgccTTTGCTCACTGTTGCATTTGTGAATTTCAATCTTtcgattatttttagttaactaattttgtaacaaatattatatctacatttatatatttaatcatgtacctacttaatatttaCCTATTCGATATCCAGGCCCTTAAATGTgatgaaaacttaaaaataaattgctgaCGATCATTATACCACTTTGGCGAGCTTCCAAGACAAGGAGTACCTACTGATTCCATGCTTCTATGTGAAAATATGTCTAAAAACAAAAGGCTTGCTCATTATTATGGTGTGGTGTGACGACAAAAGAGTTCAAGCTTTCATCGATATTTAACGtgatatgatatttataaataactcggcagtttattttattgtttcattgGCATTAAGCTATCCGGATACCGAAATTgactttgataaaaatatataaaaaataacaaaaacgaATGGGCTGATTAGAGTTAATCGAATGAACCTTTCGGCTTTCAGTAACGATTCATTCGATCATAtcatttagtatttataaccTGTGactattaattgtatttttttaaatttagtttgttagtttttatttaagtaattgttGTCATTTAATGTTcatgtttgatttatttcttaatcaatcaatcaaaatttactcttttaaataaataaatgaaggcattgaaaatgaaaatactcaATTTAGAGAACAACCCACATTTTAGATCCAGCTCGTTCTATGGAGTGGTCGCGTAGGTTTGCGtaagaaaattaacaaatctTATAATACTTACGTATTTAACTACTATATTCATCTGAGAACCGCAGCAGTTGAACGTCGGCGTTCATGGTccattttcataattaaaaatatttcagtttcGACTTTTTCATGCCAATGTAACATTGTCCCCCTGTCGCATCATCTGcatgtctgtatgaacgctaTTATAAACTCCAAAAAGTATCTGTCAGATTTTtctacggttttcaccaatagctAGTGTGATATCTGGGGaagatttaggtatataatttactatgatTTTACCTGAGCGAGGCCGGGACGTGCGGCTAGTGATCATTAAATTACTAATTCTTCTCCAGTTGACAGCTGACCAGCTGCCCTGGGCGCATTGCCCTCAAGACAACGGCACAGCTGAAGCAGAGTGTACCAAAGCGACTGCCACCGTCTACTTCTGGTACAGAGAGGCCCTGGACGCGTCGCCCAGTATCGAGGAGCCGGGAGTGCCCCGGTGGTGGATCGTCTTGTACCTGTTGCTCGCTTGGATCCTTGTGTTCTTCATTGTCATGAAGGGGATCCAGAGCAGTGGGAAGGtgaacattaaaattacaaaatgtggTCGTCcgaatcaaaagggaccttatggcggctagcacttaggtctttattgccgttgttccaaaataaaacaacggcaataaagacctaatgctagccgccataaggtctttttttatttggacgaccacaaaTAGTTTGActcttttaatttacaatctGCTTGATCAAGACTCATCTTCATCTATCTCTTCTTATGTATAACTTCTTCTGTAGCGAGAGTCAGATCCTCTGCGGCTGCGGTGATTAGACCGGTTTTGGGGTCTGGGACGGCCCTGGGCCCACAAGGGCTTTAAACTCTCTCTGATTTTCGCGCGATTGGCGACGCCGTGAAGCCAACAATGTCTGCGCCCTGGCGTCTGCGTCAACAACcttcaaattttgaagattcgcttttgattttacaaccggttgGCTTGACGTCAAATTcggaaatgttattgttgtctatAAGCTGCCCAGActgtgtcccttaatcgcctcgcaAAACAGCGTGtatcattataacaaaattaataggatggggttttgaaaatttcacaaaaaagaaGATAAGATTTCAACCGCTACTTAttcttcatttaaattaaataccctgtttgttgtaaaaacatatttataaaaatcaaaaattatcgAGAAGtgagtttataaatatatagaacttaacaggcacttttttacgTCAGTTCtcatattaaatagtaatttctcacaagctacaaactactggtatttcagaacgaccactgctgaaaagaaatgccgaaagaaactcattagaacagtgttggtccctatcatgccagaagggcttatcctattatataaattaacttcCCTTATAAATTAACTGAGTGTCAGACTGCGCCAGACAGTGTGCAAACAGAGAGAGATAGCGGGAGATCGTAAAGAAAGCTGTGTACGACTCTAACACCAATATGGACGCCTCAATGTGACCACGACCGACAATGTGAAACGACAGAGAAGGATAAATTAAATGCGAACTTAACTGTAAAAGTGTTATCTTCCAACTTCATTTAGTATTCAGTCAATCAGCTTCGTTTAAGTATCCTCGTGAGTTTAGTAAACAGCTAATCCTTAATTATCAGGTGGTGTACTTCACATCTCTGTTCCCGTACGCTGTGCTGACCATATTCTTCGTGCGCGGCATTACGTTGCCTGGCTCTGCTGATGGCATCATACATATGTACAAACCTAAGGTAtgtcatttcattcattcatttaattacttcatcgttcatttcattatttgaaCTCTACTTTCCAATGGTTCATATTTCTGTTTTGAATTGTTAACTATTAAACTATTATGAAACCATTGTAATTCTTTGCGTACCGACTGTCACCAACTATATCCGAATAGACTTTCCCGGACAAATCTTGTGCCTCAGCTTTGTCGGTGgccaaaataattattattacgagTGCAAGAGTTAAGGTGCAGGGGACAAGAAAGCGATCCTTAGTTTAAGGCAAGCCGCCACACTCATAACAAACCATTGATCATTAGTGTCTTTCGAGCAACGTGTCTTCTGACTGAGAGTACTAAGCCTAATGGCTGCTCCACACTgacgtcgaacagtttgccaaactttggcggattcggtatacattgctggtttttaattgcggtaattaaaaacatttatactaactacgcaatattcACGTACTCGTGTCCTCATGTGTCTGATTTCGGCTATAGTGTGGAGCTGGTATAAGTCTAAGAGTTCAATCTGTTCACGAATTTGCGGCTTTATGCGCGTGCGCGTGCTACTTCTTGTACATTCAAACGGTGACAAGACGCAGGTTTAGCTGTTACTGTGTTTCATTGTATGTCatcgtattaattttaaacacctGATATTTCTTCCAGCTGGAGAAGCTCCTCCAGCCAACAGTCTGGCTGGACGCGGCCACCCAAGTATTCTACTCTTTTGGTCTCGCGTTCGGTTCACTCATCGCCTTCGGTTCCTACAACCCGCCTAACAATAATTGTGTCCGCGACGTCCTTCTAGTGTCAGTGTGCAACGCGCTCACCGCCATCTATGCCTCCGTCGTCATCTTCAGCATTCTGGGCTTCAAGGCTTTCACCATGACCGAGAATTGCATCACCAAGTAAGTGTTAATCAATTTTAGTATCTCTTTTTCGGtttagattttaattgatttaaaaaaaaaacgtatttacATTGGACctcattaaaaaattgtatcatCAAATAAGTGCGTATTATCTAATGTATGTGTTTTGGTATCTGTTTGTTCACACTCAACATGGACATGGGTATGGTCAGTCTACGGTCAGCTGTGTCAGCTGTGTTATAAGAAATGCGATAATAAAAGTCATGTTCCAGAATTGTGTCATAAATTctacttttctatttttgcaTGAGCTcgattggaaaataaaaatgggtAGTAAGTATTCGAATGAGTAACTGCGATATTAAGTGTAAAATCTATGATATTTTTGGGTCTGAATTATGTATAAgtttcatttctttatttagatagtaatatttttaaagtggaAGTTTATCATGCTCTCAATTTACAAATTCTGTCAAGATTTGTCTAACATAATCAAccttatattttactaattctTTCCACTCCGCAGGCAAATCAAGATCCTGGCCATGCATCACGTGAACGGCTTCTTCTTGAACTCGACTCACGACTACTACCGTGAGGAGTTCCCGAGACTGGAACCTTCAATCACCGCTGCTCTCAACCTCACTGAGTGCACCATTGGACGGCAGCTTGAGGAAGTTAGTATCATCTTTTACGTAGGAGATGTATCTAATTATCATTTAACTACACTAGGctcaatataatttcttacTAACACAGCCCACGAGTACAATAAGTGATGTACCGAATTAAGGGGATTAAAAATGAAGACACTGCTCGCCACGACACAGGGAAttctcatatatattttacagtacgaaataaatatttcgcttaaaacgtatttatttataatttatttaaggtGAAAGCTTAACTTGATAGACCGTGTACAAAGTCCCgaattatttagattttcatttcctgtatacaacaaaatttatttaaatcgtgTTTCAACATTTTAACCTCTTTTTGAATAAGTATTTGTATGTAGATGAGGTGGTGGTCGTCTTTAGACAGGATTGAAAATTGAACTATTGGTTAGAATAGAAACACTGGAAGAGATTTAGAATTAAGAATGGTtacagaaaatttaaattcaaaatatatctttCAAATCGAGTCCATTTATCGTTGGtaacaatatttatcttaCACTAATAAGTTAATATGATGCTTTtacgcaaaataaataataattctcatCCCAGGCAGCAGAAGGCACTGGTCTAGCCTTCATAGTGTTCACACAAGCGATCCTCAAACTGACTCCTGCGCCGTTCTGGTCGGTGACCTTCTTCCTCATGCTGCTGTCCCTGGGGCTCGGTAGCCAGATCGGTATCATGGAGGGTATGCTGTGCACCATCTTCGACATCGACTTCTTCAAGCGGCTCAGCAAACCTACCATCACTGGTGAGATCATTCACGATATTTGACGACCTTGATATTTGGCGTAATGATCACCATGCCCGTCCTCAATTTGGATGTGCTGGGTTTCATTGCACGggtaaatatttatccatATGAGACAACTATTTGTCTGCTGCTTTGGgtgaattgtaataataaataaataataaatatattaggacaaatcacacagattgagctagccccaaagtaagttcgagacttgtgttatgggatactaactcaacggtactatatatttatacaaatacatatatctatatataaaaatccaag containing:
- the LOC128679658 gene encoding sodium-dependent neutral amino acid transporter B(0)AT3 isoform X2 encodes the protein MAAKAEPIGPRNGHELAPLNTRADGSERPHGVTIVLQGSRGSLQRPEPGEDRAAWSGKLQFFLSIIGYSVGLGNIWRFPYLCQQNGGGAFLIPFAIMLVLEGIPLFLIEMAIGQKMRLGSLGVWNTIHPWLGGIGISSCVVTLFVALYYNVIITWVFFYLFNSIRLTADQLPWAHCPQDNGTAEAECTKATATVYFWYREALDASPSIEEPGVPRWWIVLYLLLAWILVFFIVMKGIQSSGKVVYFTSLFPYAVLTIFFVRGITLPGSADGIIHMYKPKLEKLLQPTVWLDAATQVFYSFGLAFGSLIAFGSYNPPNNNCVRDVLLVSVCNALTAIYASVVIFSILGFKAFTMTENCITKQIKILAMHHVNGFFLNSTHDYYREEFPRLEPSITAALNLTECTIGRQLEEAAEGTGLAFIVFTQAILKLTPAPFWSVTFFLMLLSLGLGSQIGIMEGMLCTIFDIDFFKRLSKPTITGVVCTFCFFVGLIFTTGAGEYWLKMFDSFAGTIGLVVVALLEMISVIYIYGHEKFTNDIYEMTGYRPGIYWQVTWRYVGPFIVTGILISSVVSMLISPPEYSAWNAEEGHTVKKAYPDWVLIIALFMILAGVLPIPVVLLLRRFQCLAFDVDIHQGSIRRIETTVSTKEMMSDQDVISPESAPPAPAQLVADAAGTKFTIGDFDGMDSSDDRPSKRLPKSIIRSRPKK
- the LOC128679658 gene encoding sodium-dependent neutral amino acid transporter B(0)AT3 isoform X1: MAAKAEPIGPRNGHELAPLNTRADGSERPHGVTIVLQGSRGSLQRPEPGEDRAAWSGKLQFFLSIIGYSVGLGNIWRFPYLCQQNGGGAFLIPFAIMLVLEGIPLFLIEMAIGQKMRLGSLGVWNTIHPWLGGIGISSCVVTLFVALYYNVIITWVFFYLFNSIRLTADQLPWAHCPQDNGTAEAECTKATATVYFWYREALDASPSIEEPGVPRWWIVLYLLLAWILVFFIVMKGIQSSGKVVYFTSLFPYAVLTIFFVRGITLPGSADGIIHMYKPKLEKLLQPTVWLDAATQVFYSFGLAFGSLIAFGSYNPPNNNCVRDVLLVSVCNALTAIYASVVIFSILGFKAFTMTENCITKQIKILAMHHVNGFFLNSTHDYYREEFPRLEPSITAALNLTECTIGRQLEEAAEGTGLAFIVFTQAILKLTPAPFWSVTFFLMLLSLGLGSQIGIMEGMLCTIFDIDFFKRLSKPTITGVVCTFCFFVGLIFTTGAGEYWLKMFDSFAGTIGLVVVALLEMISVIYIYGHEKFTNDIYEMTGYRPGIYWQVTWRYVGPFIVTGILISSVVSMLISPPEYSAWNAEEGHTVKKAYPDWVLIIALFMILAGVLPIPVVLLLRRFQCLAFDVDIHQGSIRRIETTVSTKEMMSDQDSSSDSEDGEVRTSGRYEASSSSDDTDDNELLNARGRLAMMISHKPTNFKMEVAD